In Desulfonispora thiosulfatigenes DSM 11270, the DNA window AAGTTTGGTAGGTTGCGGGGGCCAAGATGCACCTAAGGAAAATGCAGACGGAGCAAAAGTTATTAAAGTTGGTGCTAGCCCTACCCCTCATGCAGACATATTAGAAAAAGCAGGGGAATTATTAAAAGAAAAAGGCTATGAGTTAAAAGTTACTGAATTTACTGATTATGTAATGCCTAATACAGCTTTGGATGAAGGTAGCATTGACGCTAACTACTTCCAACACCTTCCATACCTTGAGGATTTTAATAAATCTCATAATTTAGATTTAGTGTCTGCTGTGAAAGTTCACTTTGAACCTTTAGGAATTTATAGTGCAAATCTTAAATCTTTAGAAGAACTTAAAGATGGGGATAAAATCGCTGTTCCTAATGATCCTAGTAACGAAGCAAGAGCTTTATTATTATTAGAAAGTGCTGGTCTTATCAAAGTTGATAGTGAAAAAGGTTTAAATGCTACACCTCAAGATATTGAAAATCCAAGAAATTTTCAAATTGTAGAGTTAGAAGCTGCTAGCTTAAGTACTTCTTTAGAAGATGTATCACTTGCTGTTATTAATGGAAATTATGCAATTGATGCTGACTTAAACCCTGCTAAAGATGCTTTAGCAAGTGAAGAAAAAACTTCTTTAGCTGCTGACACGTTTGCCAATATCATTGCAGTAAAAAATGAAACTAAAGACAGTGATTCTATCAAAGCTTTAGTTGAAGTATTAACTTCACCTGAAATGAAGAAGTTTATTGAAGAAAAATATGAAGGTGCAGTTATACCTGTATTTTAAGAAATAATTATAAGTTATAATCCTAAAAGCGCAGGTATTAAATTACCTCGCTTTTTTATGTAAATTTTTTATTAACTTACTCAAAGGAGAATTAATATGCAAATCCAAATTTCGCCTGAATTAAAAGAAATCTGGCCAGAAATCAGACTGGGTTGTCTTAAAGCAAAAGTAAATTTAACTGAAAATAACAGCTTATTAGCAAATGAAATGGACTCCTTATGTAAAGAATTTGAAAATAAGTATGTGATTGAGGACATTAATAAATTACCTCATCTTAAAGAAACTAGAAGTGCCTATAAAAAATTAGGTAAAGATCCTTCGCGATATCGGGTATCTTCTGATGCCTTAATTCGTAGAATCTTAAAAGGCAAAGGGTTATTTAAAATTAATAACATTGTCGATATAATTAATTTAGTATCAGTACAAACCTTCTATTCCCTTGGTGCTTATGATTTAGAAAAGATAAAGGGCAATATAATTTTAACTGTTGGAAAAGCAGG includes these proteins:
- a CDS encoding MetQ/NlpA family ABC transporter substrate-binding protein, with translation MNFKKIISITIILLLAVSLVGCGGQDAPKENADGAKVIKVGASPTPHADILEKAGELLKEKGYELKVTEFTDYVMPNTALDEGSIDANYFQHLPYLEDFNKSHNLDLVSAVKVHFEPLGIYSANLKSLEELKDGDKIAVPNDPSNEARALLLLESAGLIKVDSEKGLNATPQDIENPRNFQIVELEAASLSTSLEDVSLAVINGNYAIDADLNPAKDALASEEKTSLAADTFANIIAVKNETKDSDSIKALVEVLTSPEMKKFIEEKYEGAVIPVF
- a CDS encoding B3/B4 domain-containing protein, which translates into the protein MQIQISPELKEIWPEIRLGCLKAKVNLTENNSLLANEMDSLCKEFENKYVIEDINKLPHLKETRSAYKKLGKDPSRYRVSSDALIRRILKGKGLFKINNIVDIINLVSVQTFYSLGAYDLEKIKGNIILTVGKAGESYKGIGRSDIINLENLPVFSDEEGHFGSPTSDSEKAMITLDTKEVLIFINSFSGEEDLNEALDILEEKLVKYASASNIQKSIIK